CATCTGCGCTGACTGTTCCGGATCTTCCTTTAAAATTACGGTTGAAGGTTCTGAGCGACACGCCGTCAGTACACGGCGCCTGCCCCATGCCAATGCACGGTCCGCAGCCACATTCCAGAATTCTGGCGCCGGCATTTAAAAGATCGGCCAGCGCGCCGTTTTCAGCCAGCATGGTCAAAACCTGCTTGGAGCCTGGCGCAATGACCAGCTGCACATTTTCCGCAACGGTCTGTCCCTTTAAAATAGCCGCTACTTTCATTAAATCAAGCCACGAGGAATTCGTGCAGCTCCCGATGGCTACCTGATTGACCTTGAGACCTTCAATTTCAGAAACCTTTACGACCTTATCCGGGCTGTGCGGGCAGGCTGTCAGAGGCTCTAACGTATTTAAGTCGACCTTTACGACCTGGTCGTAAACCGCGTCGGAATCTGCGGACAGCGCAGTGAAGTCTCCACCTCTTCCCTGGGCTTCAAGGAAGGCTTTTGTCATGTCATCGGAAGGGAAAACAGAGGTGGTCGCGCCAAGCTCTGCGCCCATGTTGGTCACGGTCGCACGCTCCGGCACCGTCAATGTTTTCACGCCGTCTCCAGTGTATTCAAAGACTTTGTTGATACCGCCCTTTACGGTACATTGCCTGAGCACTTCGAGGATAATATCCTTAGAGGAAACGCCCTTGCGCAGCTTTCCTGTCAGCTCAACCTTTACCACTTCCGGCATGGTGATATAGTATTCACCGCCTGCCATGGCCACCGCTACATCCAGGCCGCCGGCACCAATGGCCAGCATGCCGATCCCGCCGCCTGTTGGGGTATGGCTGTCGGAGCCCAGCAGCGTCTGTCCCGGAACGCCAAAGCGTTCAATTTCTACCTGGTGGCAAATGCCGTTGCCCGGCTTTGAAAAATAGACACCGTGCTTTTTGGCAACGGTTTGAATATAGATGTGATCATCCATATTTTCAGGCCCTTCCTGAAGCATATTATGGTCAATATAAGCTAATGAGCGTTTTGTTTTAACTCTTGGTACCTCCATGGCCTCCAGCTGCATATAAGCCATGGTTCCGGTGGAATCCTGTGTCAGGGTCTGGTCGATACGAATACCGATTTCTGTCCCTTTGACCATTTCGCCGACTACCAGATGCTCTTTAATAATCTTCTCAGTTAAAGTTAATCCCATTCTTTATCTCCTTCAAAATTAATTCTTGTATTATTATACATCATTTATGTATTATTTTACCAGACTAAACTGATGAATACCTGTAGTAAAAGCTTTTTTTACCTGATGCTCCATCTCTGCACTGCTGATGGCCTCTGTTCTGCCCGCCTCGTATACACTGTCAATCCAGCGCTTTATCATGGCGATCCGCGGGTCATGTTTGTCCACCTTCCCTGTCTCATCCAGATGGTACCAGGTGTTGATCCACGCTGCTATCCCCGCGCTGCCAGAGCTTTGATTGATCTTAATCACTACCGGCCGGTTCAGCAGCCTGCTGGTGTCAAAGGAATTATAAATCGACGCATCCTTTAAAAGGCCGTCTGCATGAATCCCGGCCTTTGTCATGTTAAACTCGGAACCGACAAAGGGGCGTTTGGGATCTATGGAATAGTTTAATTCTTTCTTAAAGAAATGAACAATCTCATTTAAAACTGGCAGGTTAATCCTTCCAAGACTGCCCTTCAATTGGGCATATTCAAAAAGCATGGCCTCAAGGGGACAATTCCCTGTCCGCTCGCCAATTCCCAGCAACGCGGTATTGACCGCTGCCCCGCCGTACAGCCATGAGGCGGTCGATGTGGTTACCACGTGATGATAATCGTTATGCCCGTGCCACTCGATTTCTTCCGGTTCAAGTCCGCAGTGGTTTCTCAGCTCTGAAACAATGCCTGGGACACTTCGGGGCAGCTCGGTGCCATTGTAGGGCACCCCCACGCCTAAGGTATCGCAGGCTCTTATCTTAACGGATATTCCTGTTTCCTGGCTTAAACGCTTTAAATTTTTCACAAGAGGGGCCACAAAGCCGTAAAAATCAGCCCGTGTAATATCCTCCAGATGGCATCTTGGCTTTATGCCCGCTTCCATCGCTTTCATTGCCAAGGTTAGATAATGCTGCATCGCTTCATTCCGGGTCATGTTAAGCTTTTTGAAAATATGGTAGTCCGAGCAGGACATTAACATGCCGGTTTCGGAAATGTCCATTTCCTTAACCAGCTTAAAATCTCTTTCGTCTGCGCGAATCCATGAGGTGATCTCTGGAAACGCATACCCCAGCTCCTGGCATTTCCGGACCGCCTTTCTGTCTTTTTCGCTGTAAAGAAAAAACTCAGACTGGCGGATGAGCCCTTCGCCGTTATCCAGCTCATGTAACAGCTTAAACAGCCCGACAATCTGGTCCACGCTAAAAGAAGCCATGGACTGCTGCCCATCCCTGAAGGTGGTATCGGTGATCCAGATGGTTTCGGGCAGGTGATAAGGAATAAATGCATTGTTAAATCGTATTTTGGGGATCTCATCATAGGGAAACACCTCTTGATACAATTGAGGCTCCAGCACGTCCACCACCGGAGCACTCTGCCTCTCTTCTGTTTTTTTCAGCATTGCAGTGTCACATCCCTTCAAAATTTGTCCTTAGTATATCAAAAAATACTCTATTATGCAATTTCATTTTTAATTCTTTCAAATTTTACCATATTAAAGCTTGACTGAAAACCCTGAAATCGCTGTTTTATCAATTATTTTTTGATTTCCAAAATGATGTATACAGTATTTTAGATGGTTTAAAATTGTATACTTCATTTTTCGGTTATTTTTTGTTTGATAATCTCGTTGTTATAGTTTTCTTTTTCGTGGTATAATTATTCTAAATCAAAGATGAAGGAAATACCTCCAATGAAGCTTTTATATGAATTCTACTTTTTTATAAAAAACCATAAAAAAAACTACAGCATCCTTAACCTTGCCGCGCAGCTTTCCTATCGGGTTTTATTGGCTTTTATTCCTTTTATTATGGTGCTCTATAATTTTTTCAGCTGGTTTGCACAGGGCCTCAACGACCAGGTTCTTGAGAGCCTAAAGGTCTTGTTTCCCGGCTTTTTGGATGAACTCTTCACCACCGCCGCCGCCAACGCCGCCGGACCTCAGACCTCCCACTGGGCCAACATTGTCTTTGGGTTTTTTATCCTCTACGCCTCTGTGTGCGCTGTCCGTTCCCTGATCCTCACCATCAACAAGGTGATGCTGATACCCGAAAAGCGCAACTATTTTCTGGTCTGGGGCCTGGCTATTCTCTATTTGATTATCCTTGTCATTCTGATTTTGGTGGTTTTTTATCTGTATATCTTTACGCAGAAAATATCAACCTCCTTCTTTGAGTACCTGCGGCTTTCAGATATCTTTATCAAATTCTGGCAGGGCTTTACCCTGATTTATATCAGCGCGATCATCGCCTTGCTTGTCACTGCGGTTTATATGTACGCGCCGTCTGTCCGGATGTCTTTCTTTTTCGCCTTGCCGGGCGGCGTCTTTGTAAGCCTGGGCTGGCTCTCAATCATCGGGATATACGAGGCTTTCATAAAAAACCATCTGCAGCTGGAGAGCCTGTTCAGCTCCATCGAAGG
This portion of the Eubacterium sp. 1001713B170207_170306_E7 genome encodes:
- a CDS encoding aconitate hydratase; translated protein: MGLTLTEKIIKEHLVVGEMVKGTEIGIRIDQTLTQDSTGTMAYMQLEAMEVPRVKTKRSLAYIDHNMLQEGPENMDDHIYIQTVAKKHGVYFSKPGNGICHQVEIERFGVPGQTLLGSDSHTPTGGGIGMLAIGAGGLDVAVAMAGGEYYITMPEVVKVELTGKLRKGVSSKDIILEVLRQCTVKGGINKVFEYTGDGVKTLTVPERATVTNMGAELGATTSVFPSDDMTKAFLEAQGRGGDFTALSADSDAVYDQVVKVDLNTLEPLTACPHSPDKVVKVSEIEGLKVNQVAIGSCTNSSWLDLMKVAAILKGQTVAENVQLVIAPGSKQVLTMLAENGALADLLNAGARILECGCGPCIGMGQAPCTDGVSLRTFNRNFKGRSGTVSADVYLLSPETAAISAVKGVLTNPLGKVELPDIEMPKDFLINDNAVVAPAPEGEAVEVIKGPNIKPFPLAKPLADTVEGKALIIVEDNITTDHIMPSNAKLLPYRSNIPYLADYCLAPCDPEFPQRAKDNDGGFIIGGQNYGQGSSREHAALAPVYLGIKGVIAKSFARIHKNNLINNGILPMVFENEADYDKISLGDDLMIDNARGQVNTGKIVLKNKTKNEEYPLLIEVSERQKEMLQAGGLINLMRSKN
- a CDS encoding 2-isopropylmalate synthase: MLKKTEERQSAPVVDVLEPQLYQEVFPYDEIPKIRFNNAFIPYHLPETIWITDTTFRDGQQSMASFSVDQIVGLFKLLHELDNGEGLIRQSEFFLYSEKDRKAVRKCQELGYAFPEITSWIRADERDFKLVKEMDISETGMLMSCSDYHIFKKLNMTRNEAMQHYLTLAMKAMEAGIKPRCHLEDITRADFYGFVAPLVKNLKRLSQETGISVKIRACDTLGVGVPYNGTELPRSVPGIVSELRNHCGLEPEEIEWHGHNDYHHVVTTSTASWLYGGAAVNTALLGIGERTGNCPLEAMLFEYAQLKGSLGRINLPVLNEIVHFFKKELNYSIDPKRPFVGSEFNMTKAGIHADGLLKDASIYNSFDTSRLLNRPVVIKINQSSGSAGIAAWINTWYHLDETGKVDKHDPRIAMIKRWIDSVYEAGRTEAISSAEMEHQVKKAFTTGIHQFSLVK
- a CDS encoding YihY/virulence factor BrkB family protein, whose translation is MKLLYEFYFFIKNHKKNYSILNLAAQLSYRVLLAFIPFIMVLYNFFSWFAQGLNDQVLESLKVLFPGFLDELFTTAAANAAGPQTSHWANIVFGFFILYASVCAVRSLILTINKVMLIPEKRNYFLVWGLAILYLIILVILILVVFYLYIFTQKISTSFFEYLRLSDIFIKFWQGFTLIYISAIIALLVTAVYMYAPSVRMSFFFALPGGVFVSLGWLSIIGIYEAFIKNHLQLESLFSSIEGPFSLIIVVYIFCIVLTFGCVVNLFLLKKIGR